In one Streptomyces venezuelae genomic region, the following are encoded:
- a CDS encoding OsmC family protein — MADYRIETVRNGERDWTARNDRGAEVRIAAADNPDAQPSFTPVELLLAALGGCGGLVVDRTARTVDHDALRVVVDSVSRPEDDGRVGVVRVSYELDLPDGDTRAAEALERAIRLTHEKYCTVSRTVEHGARVEALGPDGTTLFAGG, encoded by the coding sequence ATGGCCGACTACCGCATCGAGACCGTACGCAACGGCGAACGCGACTGGACCGCCCGCAACGACCGCGGCGCCGAGGTCCGCATCGCCGCCGCCGACAACCCCGACGCCCAGCCCTCCTTCACCCCCGTCGAACTCCTCCTCGCCGCGCTCGGCGGCTGCGGGGGACTCGTCGTGGACCGCACGGCCCGCACCGTCGACCACGACGCGTTGCGCGTCGTGGTCGATTCGGTGTCCCGGCCCGAGGACGACGGCCGCGTCGGCGTCGTCCGCGTCTCCTACGAACTCGACCTGCCCGACGGCGACACCCGCGCCGCCGAGGCGCTGGAGCGCGCCATCCGGCTGACCCACGAGAAGTACTGCACGGTCAGCCGCACCGTCGAACACGGCGCCCGCGTCGAGGCGCTCGGCCCCGACGGGACGACCCTGTTCGCCGGAGGGTGA
- a CDS encoding cellulose binding domain-containing protein, whose translation MRRKTLTRSAKRSLTCAVAAALGCAGLLALPSPAVAAVGDLTVQYHTGATGSDQAEPWLKVKNTGGSGVALSGVKIRYYFKSDAGNPSYRFACSWAVKGCGNVTGTFGTLAKPTATADRYLEIGFAPGAGSLAAGADTGDLQLRFHRADWQPLNQSDDYSFGAAQSTYANWSKVTAQLDGATVWGTAPEGNDPTDPTDPTDPPGDGATLFDDFTYSAYDDPKIAANGWNVRSNSGGPGVPGATWDPRNVTFASSGGNTVMNLETSTAGTGASTEQTEVLTKATKFKNGTYAARVKFSDAPRSGPDGDHLVQTFFTINDLKAPMADDYAEYDFEYLPNGGWGEPSNILYTTSWETYDPDPWQAVNQHTESRRSYAGWHDLVVTIDNSAIRYYVDGQSFGTHDAAYLPERPMSINFNQWLIDLAGQSSTTPRSYDQQVDYVLHVKDQVLTPAQVSAKVAGYRAAGKAFEDTVPSA comes from the coding sequence ATGAGAAGGAAGACGCTCACCCGTTCGGCGAAGCGGTCCCTCACCTGTGCCGTCGCGGCCGCACTCGGCTGCGCGGGCCTGCTCGCGCTCCCCTCACCGGCCGTCGCGGCCGTCGGCGACCTGACCGTGCAGTACCACACGGGCGCCACCGGGAGCGATCAGGCCGAGCCGTGGCTGAAGGTGAAGAACACCGGTGGTTCCGGCGTGGCACTCAGCGGCGTGAAGATCCGCTACTACTTCAAGTCGGACGCGGGCAACCCGAGTTACCGCTTCGCGTGCTCGTGGGCGGTCAAGGGGTGCGGCAACGTCACCGGTACGTTCGGGACGCTCGCCAAGCCGACCGCGACCGCCGACCGCTACCTGGAGATCGGGTTCGCACCGGGCGCCGGATCGCTGGCGGCCGGCGCGGACACCGGTGACCTCCAACTGCGCTTCCACCGCGCCGACTGGCAGCCGTTGAACCAGTCCGACGACTACTCCTTCGGCGCCGCGCAGTCCACGTACGCGAACTGGTCGAAGGTCACCGCGCAGCTGGACGGCGCGACGGTCTGGGGCACGGCACCCGAGGGCAACGACCCGACCGACCCCACCGATCCGACCGACCCGCCCGGCGACGGGGCCACCCTGTTCGACGACTTCACCTACAGCGCGTACGACGACCCGAAGATCGCGGCGAACGGCTGGAACGTGCGCTCCAACTCCGGCGGTCCCGGCGTGCCCGGCGCCACCTGGGACCCGCGCAACGTGACGTTCGCGTCGTCGGGCGGCAACACGGTGATGAACCTGGAGACGTCGACGGCGGGCACCGGCGCGAGCACCGAGCAGACCGAAGTGCTCACCAAGGCGACGAAATTCAAGAACGGGACGTACGCGGCGCGCGTGAAGTTCAGCGACGCCCCGCGCAGCGGCCCCGACGGCGACCACCTCGTGCAGACGTTCTTCACCATCAACGACCTCAAGGCGCCGATGGCCGACGACTACGCCGAGTACGACTTCGAGTACCTGCCCAACGGCGGCTGGGGCGAGCCCTCGAACATCCTGTACACGACGTCGTGGGAGACGTACGACCCCGACCCGTGGCAGGCCGTCAACCAGCACACCGAGAGCCGGCGGAGCTACGCGGGCTGGCACGACCTGGTGGTCACCATCGACAACAGTGCCATCCGCTACTACGTCGACGGCCAGTCGTTCGGCACGCACGACGCCGCGTACCTGCCGGAGCGGCCGATGTCGATCAACTTCAACCAGTGGCTGATCGACCTGGCGGGCCAGTCCAGCACCACCCCCCGCTCGTACGACCAGCAGGTGGACTACGTCCTGCACGTCAAGGACCAGGTGCTGACCCCGGCGCAGGTCTCGGCGAAGGTCGCCGGCTACCGGGCGGCGGGCAAGGCGTTCGAGGACACGGTGCCGTCGGCGTGA
- a CDS encoding GntR family transcriptional regulator: MTAEKNTKAPGAVLKRERVRDHILELIESQRPGDPIPSERALCADLGVSRPTLRAAVDELVAAGLLVREHGRGMFVAPQKITQELVSREQALSVPPAAGTWSSRLLEFTTIPAGARVGRKLRLSPAAPIVYVARLRLVDGTPMAIEHLHIRADLVPGLSAQELESGDLYQHLREHHDVHVREAVQAIEPTVVTRAEAELLDVPELSPALLFERLTSDTAGQPVEYVHSLYRGDRYRIVSRLTLGPAATTAEPLPGHHPGIPPGDFAHRDTVASSTRGDVQQAP; encoded by the coding sequence GTGACTGCCGAGAAGAACACGAAGGCGCCGGGCGCGGTGCTCAAGCGCGAGCGGGTGCGCGACCACATCCTCGAACTCATCGAGTCGCAGCGGCCCGGCGACCCGATCCCCTCCGAGCGCGCCCTCTGCGCGGACCTCGGGGTGTCACGGCCGACCCTGCGCGCGGCCGTCGACGAACTCGTCGCCGCCGGTCTTCTCGTACGCGAACACGGGCGCGGCATGTTCGTCGCACCCCAGAAGATCACCCAGGAACTGGTCTCCCGCGAACAGGCGCTGTCGGTCCCGCCGGCCGCGGGAACCTGGTCGAGCAGGCTCCTGGAGTTCACCACCATCCCGGCCGGGGCCCGCGTCGGCCGCAAGCTGCGCCTGTCGCCCGCCGCCCCGATCGTCTACGTGGCCAGGCTCCGGCTCGTCGACGGCACCCCGATGGCCATCGAGCACCTGCACATCCGCGCCGACCTCGTCCCCGGGCTCAGCGCGCAGGAACTGGAGAGCGGGGACCTCTACCAGCACCTGCGCGAGCACCACGACGTACACGTCCGCGAAGCCGTGCAAGCCATCGAGCCGACGGTGGTCACCCGCGCCGAGGCCGAGCTCCTCGACGTACCGGAGCTGTCCCCCGCGCTGCTCTTCGAACGCCTCACCTCCGACACGGCGGGGCAGCCCGTCGAGTACGTGCACTCCCTGTACCGGGGCGACCGCTACCGCATCGTCTCCCGCCTCACCCTCGGCCCCGCCGCGACCACCGCCGAGCCCCTGCCCGGCCACCACCCCGGCATCCCGCCCGGCGACTTCGCCCACCGCGACACCGTCGCCTCCTCCACCCGGGGCGACGTCCAGCAGGCACCCTGA
- a CDS encoding SpoIIE family protein phosphatase: MTSAKKTSVDVEQCLLLTGVGGFDWDLKTGALGLDAGSLAVLDLRPEEFNGLVTCLTKRIPPEEAVRINYAVTEAVASGEDRYGVYFRARRRDGTIHLGHARGRIVRDGEGRAVRVLGVLRSASEDGAELAAIDPREERRQGIALMVQGTTQALSRAVTVDDVVAVLSGASGLDRFAADGLVLGLVEGDKLRLIALVGQTMQALDELKLHKVDESQPLAEAVMTRQPRFVASLPDLARRFTRLRPYIEHMRLDSAAFLPLVAQDRAIGGLGLFYRGRKDFTDADRNLCIGLSGIVAQSLQRAMLFDEERDLAKSLQATMLPRGVPAVADCEVAVRYHAAWGGRDVGGDFYDVVALPRGRIGLVVGDVQGHDTHAAAIMGQLRIALRAFAGEGHPPGTVLSRASRFLAELDTERFATCTYAQFDPATGIVRAVRAGHLPPLVRHVDGRVGVPRVPGGLPLGLATEFGMEDFPEVRLDLVPGETMVLCTDGLVEDAALDVETGMGNLADVMRQGPERAEALADHLSEALWERWGTSDDVALLVLRRLPDPGTPQEPRIHRYVHQADPEGLADARAALREHLASWGFGAVADDVEVAAGELLVNALVHTDGGAILTLEVLSGPPRRVRLWVKDRSSDRPRRRSPAETATSGRGLLLVEAVASCWGVEPRGEGKAVWCDFAVPDT, encoded by the coding sequence ATGACGTCAGCCAAGAAGACATCCGTCGATGTGGAACAGTGCCTGCTCCTCACCGGCGTGGGCGGTTTCGACTGGGACCTGAAGACCGGCGCGCTGGGTCTCGACGCCGGTTCCCTCGCGGTGCTCGACCTGCGCCCCGAGGAATTCAACGGCCTGGTGACCTGCCTGACGAAGCGCATCCCTCCCGAGGAGGCCGTGCGCATCAACTACGCCGTCACCGAGGCCGTCGCCTCCGGAGAGGACCGGTACGGCGTCTACTTCCGGGCCCGGCGCAGGGACGGCACGATCCACCTCGGCCACGCGCGCGGACGCATCGTCCGCGACGGCGAGGGCCGCGCCGTGCGCGTCCTCGGCGTCCTGCGGTCGGCGTCGGAGGACGGGGCGGAACTCGCCGCCATCGACCCCAGGGAGGAACGCCGCCAGGGCATCGCCCTGATGGTGCAGGGCACCACCCAAGCCCTCTCGCGGGCCGTCACCGTCGACGACGTGGTCGCCGTCCTGTCCGGCGCGAGCGGCCTCGACCGATTCGCCGCCGACGGACTCGTCCTCGGTCTCGTCGAGGGGGACAAGCTGAGGCTGATCGCCCTGGTGGGCCAGACGATGCAGGCACTCGACGAACTCAAGCTGCACAAGGTCGACGAGTCCCAGCCGCTGGCCGAGGCCGTCATGACGCGACAGCCCCGCTTCGTCGCCTCGCTGCCCGACCTCGCGCGCCGCTTCACCCGCCTGCGCCCCTACATCGAGCACATGCGCCTCGACTCGGCGGCGTTCCTGCCGCTGGTCGCCCAGGACCGTGCCATCGGCGGACTCGGCCTCTTCTACCGGGGCCGCAAGGACTTCACCGACGCCGACCGCAACCTCTGCATCGGGCTCTCCGGCATCGTCGCCCAGTCGCTGCAGCGCGCCATGCTCTTCGACGAGGAACGGGACCTCGCCAAGAGCCTCCAGGCCACCATGCTGCCGCGCGGGGTGCCCGCCGTCGCGGACTGCGAGGTCGCCGTGCGCTACCACGCGGCGTGGGGCGGCCGCGACGTCGGCGGCGACTTCTACGACGTCGTCGCCCTGCCCCGCGGCCGCATCGGCCTGGTCGTGGGCGACGTACAGGGGCACGACACACACGCCGCGGCCATCATGGGCCAGCTGCGCATCGCCCTGCGCGCCTTCGCGGGAGAGGGCCATCCGCCGGGCACGGTGCTCTCCCGCGCCTCGCGCTTCCTCGCCGAGCTCGACACCGAGCGCTTCGCCACCTGCACGTACGCCCAGTTCGACCCCGCCACCGGCATCGTGCGCGCCGTCCGCGCCGGACACCTGCCGCCCCTCGTGCGCCACGTGGACGGCCGGGTGGGCGTGCCCCGGGTCCCCGGCGGGCTGCCCCTCGGCCTGGCCACCGAGTTCGGCATGGAGGACTTCCCCGAGGTGCGCCTCGACCTGGTGCCGGGCGAGACCATGGTGCTCTGCACCGACGGTCTCGTGGAGGACGCCGCCCTCGACGTCGAGACCGGCATGGGCAACCTCGCCGATGTGATGCGCCAGGGACCCGAACGCGCCGAGGCCCTGGCGGACCACCTCTCCGAGGCGCTGTGGGAGCGGTGGGGCACGAGCGACGACGTGGCCCTCCTCGTCCTGCGCAGACTGCCCGACCCCGGAACGCCCCAGGAGCCGCGCATCCACCGGTACGTCCACCAGGCCGACCCGGAAGGGCTCGCCGACGCGCGGGCCGCGCTGCGCGAACACCTCGCGTCGTGGGGGTTCGGCGCCGTCGCCGACGACGTGGAGGTCGCGGCCGGCGAACTCCTCGTCAACGCCCTGGTCCACACCGACGGGGGCGCCATCCTCACCCTGGAGGTGCTCTCCGGGCCGCCGCGCCGGGTCCGCCTGTGGGTGAAGGACCGGTCCAGCGACCGCCCCCGCAGGAGGTCCCCCGCCGAGACCGCCACCTCCGGGCGCGGGCTTCTCCTCGTGGAGGCGGTCGCCTCGTGCTGGGGCGTCGAGCCGCGCGGCGAGGGCAAGGCCGTGTGGTGCGACTTCGCCGTACCGGACACCTGA
- a CDS encoding beta-N-acetylhexosaminidase, which translates to MPAPRPSLVPLPTHLSWRPGHFTLNRHTAVRVSAGAEPAAALLRTLLAPATGLRLPTSPDGPLVLALDPQLRGLGEEGYGLTVGPDALLLRAAHLTGLLRGVQTLRQLLPPEALAGRPRRGTPWELPCAEITDVPRHAWRGFMLDVARHFQPVAELRRYVDLLALHKLNVLHLHLTDDQGWRMPIAAYPRLTEVGGRRAQSMVGPAGSTVHDGIPHQGAYTRAELTGLVSYAAARGVTVVPEVEMPGHTRAALAAHPELGNVPARRLAVWTDWGVCDTVLAVDEPVLDFCRTVLDEVMDVFPSPHIHIGGDECPTTEWAASPAARARAAAEGLPDTAALRGWFLGRIGAHLVGRGRVPTAWAESGEGLPSEFTVMAWRDPEHTRLALKQGHRVISCHHRAAYLDYAQSADPAEPQAQPGPLVDLRAVHGHEPPDDTAMTGELLGMQAQLWTEFAPTADHVDRLVFPRLCALADRAWHGAAPWPGVHGRLRAHAARLAALGVRHGPLDPYVPLPHRPAEGQS; encoded by the coding sequence GTGCCCGCACCCCGCCCCTCCCTGGTCCCCCTGCCCACCCACCTCTCCTGGCGTCCCGGCCACTTCACCCTGAACCGCCACACCGCCGTACGTGTCTCCGCGGGCGCGGAACCCGCCGCCGCGCTGCTGCGCACCCTGCTCGCCCCGGCCACCGGGCTCCGGTTGCCGACCTCCCCCGACGGGCCGCTCGTCCTCGCACTCGATCCGCAGCTGCGCGGCCTGGGCGAGGAGGGGTACGGCCTCACCGTCGGCCCTGACGCGCTGCTTCTGCGCGCCGCCCACCTCACCGGGCTGCTCCGTGGCGTCCAGACGCTCCGTCAGCTCCTGCCGCCCGAGGCCCTCGCGGGACGGCCCAGGCGCGGCACTCCGTGGGAGCTGCCCTGTGCGGAGATCACCGACGTCCCCCGGCACGCCTGGCGGGGCTTCATGCTCGATGTCGCACGCCACTTCCAGCCGGTCGCAGAGCTGCGCAGATACGTGGACCTGCTGGCCCTGCACAAGCTCAACGTGCTGCATCTGCATCTCACCGACGACCAGGGGTGGCGGATGCCGATCGCCGCGTATCCCCGGCTCACCGAAGTGGGCGGCCGCCGCGCCCAGTCGATGGTGGGCCCGGCCGGCAGCACGGTCCACGACGGCATCCCTCATCAAGGTGCCTACACCCGGGCCGAGTTGACCGGCCTCGTCTCCTACGCCGCGGCGCGGGGCGTCACTGTCGTACCGGAGGTGGAGATGCCGGGCCACACGCGGGCCGCCCTCGCCGCCCACCCGGAGCTCGGCAACGTCCCCGCGCGGCGGCTGGCCGTGTGGACCGACTGGGGCGTCTGCGACACCGTCCTCGCCGTCGACGAGCCGGTGCTCGACTTCTGCCGTACCGTCCTCGACGAGGTCATGGACGTCTTCCCGTCCCCGCACATCCACATCGGCGGCGACGAGTGCCCCACCACGGAGTGGGCGGCGAGCCCGGCGGCACGCGCACGGGCCGCCGCCGAGGGCCTGCCGGACACGGCCGCGCTGCGCGGCTGGTTCCTCGGCCGCATCGGGGCGCACCTCGTCGGGCGCGGGCGCGTCCCGACCGCGTGGGCGGAGAGCGGCGAGGGGCTGCCGTCGGAGTTCACCGTCATGGCGTGGCGCGACCCCGAGCACACCCGCCTCGCCCTGAAACAGGGGCACCGGGTCATCAGCTGCCACCACCGGGCCGCCTATCTCGACTACGCCCAGTCGGCCGACCCCGCCGAGCCGCAGGCGCAGCCCGGACCGCTGGTCGACCTGCGCGCGGTGCACGGCCACGAACCGCCGGACGACACCGCGATGACCGGCGAACTCCTCGGCATGCAGGCGCAGTTGTGGACCGAGTTCGCGCCCACCGCGGACCACGTCGACCGTCTTGTCTTCCCGCGTCTGTGCGCGCTCGCGGACCGTGCCTGGCACGGCGCCGCGCCCTGGCCCGGCGTGCACGGGCGGCTGCGCGCGCACGCTGCCCGGCTCGCCGCGCTCGGCGTGCGCCACGGCCCGCTCGATCCGTACGTCCCCCTCCCCCACCGTCCCGCAGAGGGACAGTCCTGA
- a CDS encoding carbohydrate ABC transporter permease, with the protein MSVVRERTEPRRLTRPPRRPARPTRRTTTSGAWPYLLVAPAVLGMLYLLLYPLARAVLISFQDFGLRELILGNARFTGFDNYTTLLSDPRFWTVVRRTFVFMAICVASIMVLSTLVALMVERLGRVWRAAVLSALVLAWAMPVVAATTVFQWLFHSEFGIVNHALTGLGFASFDGYPWLAHGPAAFAILVLLVVWQSVPFAAITLYSALTTVPRELYEAARIDGASGARVFRSVTLPIVRPIFMLVLSLEVIWTFKAFVQIWVMTRGGPGDATTILPVYAVQTALSGQHYDLGSAASMVTVLLMSGVLVLYFRQMFRQEAEL; encoded by the coding sequence GTGTCGGTCGTCCGCGAGCGGACCGAGCCCCGTCGCCTCACCCGGCCGCCCAGGCGCCCGGCGCGTCCCACGCGCCGCACGACGACGTCCGGTGCCTGGCCGTACCTCCTGGTGGCGCCCGCCGTCCTCGGCATGCTGTACCTGCTGCTCTATCCGCTGGCGCGCGCCGTCCTCATTTCGTTCCAGGACTTCGGACTGCGCGAACTGATCCTGGGCAACGCGCGGTTCACCGGATTCGACAACTACACGACGTTGCTGTCCGACCCCCGTTTCTGGACGGTGGTGCGCCGCACGTTCGTCTTCATGGCGATCTGCGTCGCCTCGATCATGGTGCTCTCGACGCTGGTGGCGCTCATGGTGGAGCGGCTCGGCAGGGTCTGGCGGGCCGCGGTGCTCAGCGCGCTCGTGCTCGCCTGGGCGATGCCGGTGGTCGCGGCGACGACGGTGTTCCAGTGGCTGTTCCACTCGGAGTTCGGGATCGTCAACCACGCCCTGACCGGCCTGGGGTTCGCGTCGTTCGACGGGTATCCGTGGCTGGCGCACGGCCCTGCGGCCTTCGCGATCCTGGTGCTGCTCGTGGTGTGGCAGTCGGTGCCGTTCGCCGCGATCACGCTGTACTCGGCGCTCACCACCGTGCCGCGCGAGCTGTACGAGGCCGCGCGCATCGACGGGGCGTCCGGGGCGCGCGTGTTCCGTTCGGTGACGCTGCCGATCGTGCGCCCGATCTTCATGCTGGTGCTGTCGCTGGAGGTGATCTGGACGTTCAAGGCGTTCGTGCAGATCTGGGTGATGACGCGCGGCGGCCCCGGCGACGCGACGACGATCCTGCCGGTGTACGCGGTGCAGACGGCCCTGTCCGGCCAGCACTACGACCTCGGTTCGGCGGCCTCGATGGTGACGGTGCTGCTCATGTCCGGCGTGCTCGTCCTGTACTTCCGGCAGATGTTCCGACAGGAGGCCGAGCTGTGA
- a CDS encoding carbohydrate ABC transporter permease, whose amino-acid sequence MTTSRALRRLPLHLGAAVTVIVCLFPVYWMVTTSFKPSRDIQSDDPRLLPQSWTLDHFRRAVDADGFGLFWRNSVLVTLGAVLLALVVALGASFAVARMRWRGRRQFLLMVFVAQMAPWESLIIPVYIIARDTDMLDRLPTLTLVYFMMTLPFTIVVLRGFIATIPPELEESAQVDGCTRLGAFRHVAFPLLAPGLMATSLFGYITAWNEFAYANFLIIKQQDHRTLPVWLSSFQNTFGTDWGATMAASTLFALPALVVFLLLQRQVTSGFAAGAVKG is encoded by the coding sequence GTGACGACCTCGCGCGCACTGCGCCGACTGCCCCTGCACCTCGGCGCGGCGGTCACGGTGATCGTGTGCCTCTTCCCCGTGTACTGGATGGTCACGACCTCGTTCAAGCCGTCCCGTGACATCCAGTCCGACGACCCCCGTCTGCTGCCGCAGAGCTGGACGCTGGACCACTTCCGGCGGGCCGTCGACGCGGACGGGTTCGGACTGTTCTGGCGCAACAGCGTGCTCGTCACCCTCGGCGCGGTGCTGCTCGCGCTGGTCGTGGCGCTGGGCGCGTCGTTCGCGGTGGCCCGGATGCGGTGGCGGGGCCGGCGGCAGTTCCTGCTGATGGTGTTCGTCGCCCAGATGGCACCGTGGGAGTCGCTGATCATTCCCGTGTACATCATCGCGCGGGACACCGACATGCTGGACCGGCTGCCGACGCTGACCCTCGTCTACTTCATGATGACGCTGCCGTTCACGATCGTCGTGCTGCGCGGGTTCATCGCGACGATCCCGCCGGAGCTGGAGGAGTCGGCGCAGGTCGACGGCTGTACGCGACTCGGCGCGTTCCGGCACGTGGCGTTCCCGCTGCTCGCGCCCGGCCTCATGGCGACCTCTCTGTTCGGCTACATCACGGCGTGGAACGAGTTCGCGTACGCCAACTTCCTGATCATCAAGCAGCAGGACCACCGGACGCTGCCGGTGTGGCTCTCCTCGTTCCAGAACACGTTCGGCACCGACTGGGGCGCCACGATGGCCGCCTCCACGCTGTTCGCGCTGCCCGCGCTCGTCGTCTTCCTGCTGCTGCAACGGCAGGTGACGTCGGGGTTCGCGGCCGGTGCCGTCAAGGGCTGA
- a CDS encoding extracellular solute-binding protein yields MKLRLLAGLSAFVAAAGLSACSPSGSGDGVSGDGGRTALDVWLMRDSVSAAFQKDFEKGFEAAHPDIDVRVQIQEWDGIGEKVTAALASNDAPDVIETGNTQVAQLAQSGGLLDLSDKVDDLGGRHWLKGLAEPGAYEGKQYGIPFYAANRVVVYRTDLFEKAGIDADAIKTRDQWIAATRKLDEDGRQGIYLPGQNWYTLSGFIWDEGGDLATESDGTWRGALDTPEALRGMAFYKKLQALGKGPKDSDEAQPPQAEVMAKGEVAQIINTPGGANVVAQNNPELKGKLGFFPIPGKTADKPGAVFTGGSDLVIPAVAEHHDAAYTFVKELTGDAWQKKLAVAMSYVPNRTTLADAVAEDPGASAMAVGAAVGHATPNTPGWAAVEAKNPVKDYMTAVLTGGHPAREAEKASDAITSAMK; encoded by the coding sequence GTGAAGCTCCGCTTGCTCGCCGGCCTGTCCGCGTTCGTCGCGGCCGCCGGGCTCAGTGCCTGCAGTCCGTCCGGATCCGGCGACGGGGTCTCCGGGGACGGCGGGCGGACGGCCCTCGACGTGTGGCTGATGCGCGACAGCGTCTCGGCCGCGTTCCAGAAGGATTTCGAGAAGGGCTTCGAGGCCGCGCACCCCGACATCGACGTACGGGTGCAGATCCAGGAGTGGGACGGCATCGGCGAGAAGGTCACCGCCGCACTCGCCAGCAACGACGCGCCCGACGTCATCGAGACCGGGAACACACAGGTCGCCCAGCTCGCCCAGAGCGGCGGCCTGCTCGATCTGAGCGACAAGGTCGACGACCTCGGCGGCAGGCACTGGCTGAAGGGCCTCGCCGAGCCGGGCGCGTACGAGGGCAAGCAGTATGGCATCCCCTTCTACGCGGCGAACCGCGTCGTCGTCTACCGCACCGACCTGTTCGAGAAGGCGGGCATCGACGCCGACGCGATCAAGACCCGCGACCAGTGGATCGCGGCGACCAGGAAGCTCGACGAGGACGGCCGGCAGGGCATCTACCTCCCCGGCCAGAACTGGTACACCCTCTCCGGCTTCATCTGGGACGAGGGCGGCGACCTCGCCACCGAGTCCGACGGGACCTGGCGGGGCGCCCTGGACACACCCGAGGCGCTGCGCGGCATGGCCTTCTACAAGAAGCTCCAGGCGCTCGGGAAGGGCCCCAAGGACTCCGACGAGGCGCAGCCGCCGCAGGCCGAGGTGATGGCCAAGGGCGAGGTGGCCCAGATCATCAACACGCCCGGCGGCGCCAACGTCGTCGCGCAGAACAACCCGGAGCTGAAGGGCAAGCTGGGGTTCTTCCCCATCCCCGGGAAGACCGCCGACAAGCCGGGCGCGGTGTTCACCGGCGGCTCCGACCTGGTGATCCCCGCCGTCGCCGAGCACCACGACGCCGCGTACACCTTCGTCAAGGAACTCACGGGCGACGCCTGGCAGAAGAAGCTCGCCGTCGCCATGAGCTACGTGCCCAACAGGACGACCCTCGCCGACGCCGTCGCCGAGGACCCCGGCGCCTCGGCGATGGCGGTGGGCGCGGCCGTCGGCCATGCCACGCCGAACACACCGGGCTGGGCCGCCGTCGAGGCGAAGAACCCCGTGAAGGACTACATGACGGCCGTCCTGACCGGCGGACATCCCGCGCGGGAGGCCGAGAAGGCGTCCGACGCGATCACCTCGGCGATGAAGTAG